In a single window of the Labrus mixtus chromosome 20, fLabMix1.1, whole genome shotgun sequence genome:
- the zgc:103625 gene encoding methyltransferase-like 26 B, with product MLLSPRAEKNWEGLCSVLEDVLEDQSHRQLFAVELGSGTGQHVIRFAQKIPFVTWQPSDIKEECRDSIKAYIAATHMKTVLQPVHLDASEPWEKWAGLPRNSCDVVVAINLLQYSSFKTAQGVFNGAGQILRQNGLLITYGVYAINGTITPSCNEQLDEELRKMNPEWGLPDIDVLRQMAYGNGMRMERIVEMEDYYKCLIFRKL from the exons ATGCTGCTGTCTCCTCGGGCAGAGAAGAACTGGGAGGGTTTGTGTTCAGTGCTTGAAGATGTGCTGGAGGACCAGTCCCACAGGCAGCTGTTTGCCGTGGAGCTGGGCTCTGGAACAGGACAGCACGTCATACGCTTTGCCCAGAAAATACCTTTTGTTACCTGGCAACCATCAGACATCAAAGAAGAGTGCCGAGACAG CATTAAAGCATACATTGCGGCAACCCACATGAAGACTGTGCTGCAGCCCGTTCACCTGGATGCCAGTGAACCTTGGGAGAAATGGGCAGGCCTTCCTCGCAACTCCTGTGATGTAGTGGTGGCCATTAACTTACTGCAGTACAGCTCCTTCAAAACAGCACAG GGTGTTTTCAATGGAGCAGGTCAGATCCTGAGGCAGAATGGTCTTTTGATAACATACGGG GTGTATGCTATCAATGGAACCATCACCCCGAGTTGTAATGAACAGCTGGATGAAGAGCTTCGAAAGAT GAATCCAGAGTGGGGTCTTCCAGACATCGATGTGCTGAGACAGATGGCCTATGGGAACGGGATGCGTATGGAGAGGATA GTTGAAATGGAAGATTATTACAAATGCCTCATATTTAGAAAACTTTAA